Proteins from a single region of Bdellovibrio bacteriovorus HD100:
- a CDS encoding alpha/beta fold hydrolase, translating to MERVNLFFLHGFLGRPTDWALVKAHLPQTEGLRIFTPDYFKELSLGPTHSFETWAENFVRWVEIHGGGSAARNVLVGYSLGGRLALHALEKKPALFYKVMLVSTNPGFNDMHDSFDPISEERRQRWMNDSYWAEEFLKAPWDMVLRNWNAQPVFGGAEAEPSRSEKEYSRETLSLALTQWSLAQQKNMRGLLEKQTQKLIWMVGERDEKFLEMSRRLTEEVPGFHFETVPSSSHRVLFDSPKELGERIRQLLQKLL from the coding sequence GTGGAAAGAGTGAATCTCTTTTTCCTTCATGGCTTCCTCGGAAGACCGACGGACTGGGCGCTTGTAAAGGCGCACCTTCCGCAAACTGAAGGACTGCGCATCTTTACACCAGACTATTTCAAAGAGCTTTCCTTGGGGCCGACACATTCGTTCGAGACCTGGGCGGAAAACTTTGTCAGATGGGTTGAAATTCACGGTGGTGGCAGTGCCGCCCGCAATGTTTTGGTCGGATATTCTTTGGGTGGTCGTCTGGCGCTGCATGCGCTCGAAAAAAAGCCCGCTCTGTTTTACAAAGTCATGTTGGTGTCCACCAATCCCGGCTTCAACGACATGCACGATTCCTTTGATCCTATTTCTGAAGAACGGCGTCAGCGCTGGATGAATGACTCCTATTGGGCTGAGGAATTTTTAAAGGCTCCGTGGGACATGGTTTTGCGCAACTGGAACGCCCAGCCGGTGTTTGGCGGGGCCGAGGCTGAACCATCGCGGTCCGAAAAAGAATACTCGCGCGAAACGTTGAGCCTGGCGCTGACACAGTGGTCTTTGGCGCAGCAGAAAAACATGCGTGGTCTGCTGGAAAAACAAACCCAGAAGCTGATCTGGATGGTCGGGGAGCGTGATGAAAAGTTCCTGGAGATGTCCCGTCGTCTGACGGAAGAGGTTCCGGGGTTCCACTTTGAAACAGTGCCCTCTTCCAGTCACCGGGTTTTGTTCGACAGCCCGAAAGAACTGGGCGAAAGAATTCGTCAGCTTTTACAGAAGCTTCTTTGA